From a region of the Streptomyces sp. NBC_00193 genome:
- a CDS encoding NlpC/P60 family protein, protein MASHRKPRQRPLTSGTARSTVRTTAATLALAGAATATAFEGISHADPQPTPSQVKAEMDRLYEEAEAATDQYNGAKEKADEAQRALDGLRDETARKTDQLNTARSTLGSLAATQYRSGTLGAAVQLAMSDDPQEYLDRAALITRAGNRNAAEISAVRRGLDEVGKLKDQAAGRLADLRARQGELAGHKARIEEKLTAAQRLLAKLTAEERAAYEARSAGPAPAGPATQAPPPSDGSRAARAVAFAYGAIGKPYVWGATGPGSFDCSGLTQAAWRAAGVALPRTTYTQINAGRRVSRDALAPGDLVFFYSGVTHVGMYVGNGQMIHAPRPGSTVRVAPVDSMPWAGASRPA, encoded by the coding sequence GTGGCCAGTCATCGAAAGCCCAGGCAGCGCCCGCTCACCAGCGGCACGGCACGGAGCACCGTACGCACCACCGCCGCCACCCTCGCCCTCGCGGGCGCTGCCACCGCCACCGCCTTCGAAGGCATCTCCCACGCCGATCCGCAGCCGACGCCCTCGCAGGTCAAGGCGGAGATGGACCGGCTCTACGAGGAGGCCGAGGCGGCGACGGACCAGTACAACGGGGCGAAGGAGAAGGCCGACGAGGCGCAGCGGGCCCTCGACGGGCTGCGGGACGAGACCGCCCGCAAGACCGACCAGCTCAACACGGCCCGCAGCACGCTCGGTTCGCTGGCCGCGACGCAGTACCGCAGCGGCACGCTGGGCGCCGCCGTCCAGCTGGCGATGTCCGACGATCCGCAGGAGTACCTGGACCGGGCCGCCCTCATCACCCGCGCCGGCAACCGCAACGCGGCGGAGATCTCGGCCGTGCGGCGGGGGCTCGACGAGGTCGGGAAGCTGAAGGACCAGGCCGCCGGACGCCTCGCCGACCTGCGGGCCCGGCAGGGCGAACTCGCGGGCCACAAGGCCCGGATCGAGGAGAAGCTGACCGCCGCGCAGCGGCTGCTGGCGAAGCTGACGGCCGAGGAGCGGGCGGCCTACGAGGCCCGCTCGGCCGGCCCCGCCCCGGCCGGCCCCGCCACCCAGGCTCCGCCGCCCTCCGACGGCTCGCGCGCGGCCCGCGCGGTGGCGTTCGCGTACGGGGCGATCGGCAAGCCGTACGTCTGGGGCGCGACGGGCCCGGGCTCGTTCGACTGCTCCGGTCTGACCCAGGCGGCCTGGCGCGCGGCCGGGGTCGCGCTGCCGCGGACCACCTACACCCAGATCAACGCGGGCCGGCGGGTCTCCCGCGACGCGCTGGCCCCCGGTGACCTGGTGTTCTTCTACTCCGGCGTCACGCACGTCGGCATGTACGTCGGCAACGGCCAGA
- a CDS encoding class F sortase → MPRPQERTKPRGGWGVVAVVALSGTFLLSNGLDLNGGPPQPAQAASLVSDPAHDEAARRLPPAPQPLKPSPPTRIRIPSVQVDAPVTRVGLDAEGWVDAPPPQDGNLAGWYEGSPAPGAQGTTVIDGHVDNKRGPAVFYTLGSLEQGRHIEVDRQDGRTAVFTVYGIEVVGKNDFPAARVYGPKGAPELRVITCGGGFSKKGGYDGNVVVFARLTDIRG, encoded by the coding sequence ATGCCCCGCCCCCAGGAACGTACGAAGCCCCGCGGCGGCTGGGGCGTCGTCGCCGTGGTCGCCCTCAGCGGCACGTTCCTCCTCTCCAACGGGCTCGACCTGAACGGCGGTCCGCCGCAGCCCGCGCAGGCCGCCTCCCTGGTCAGCGACCCGGCCCACGACGAGGCCGCCCGCCGCCTCCCGCCGGCCCCGCAGCCGCTGAAGCCGTCCCCGCCGACCCGGATCCGGATTCCCTCCGTACAGGTCGACGCCCCGGTCACCCGGGTCGGGCTCGACGCCGAGGGCTGGGTGGACGCCCCGCCGCCGCAGGACGGGAACCTTGCCGGCTGGTACGAGGGTTCCCCCGCCCCGGGCGCCCAGGGCACGACGGTGATCGACGGTCACGTGGACAACAAGCGGGGGCCGGCCGTCTTCTACACGCTCGGTTCGCTCGAGCAGGGCCGGCACATCGAGGTGGACCGACAGGACGGCCGTACCGCCGTGTTCACCGTGTACGGCATCGAGGTCGTGGGCAAGAACGACTTTCCGGCGGCGCGGGTCTACGGCCCCAAGGGCGCTCCGGAGCTCCGCGTGATCACCTGTGGCGGCGGCTTCTCCAAGAAGGGTGGCTACGACGGCAACGTGGTCGTCTTCGCCCGCCTGACGGACATCCGCGGGTAA
- a CDS encoding C40 family peptidase — protein sequence MYTYGFPSSHPSPHHRKPRTRRHPNAPTAVVTTAALSSLGLLLPHQAAAAPAPRPSVEEVRTRVDELHRQAGTATQAYDAAAGRTAEQRALLSALMDQVAGTTQKLNEARRLLGSYAADRYRGAGGLGGTATLLLSDDPQAFFAQTHLLNRLGGREDALLTQYTRARAETAAKRREAAAVVTELERAQEELRGRKQDVQTRLAEANALLAQLTAPERARALAPRAPAASGPLPADGAASAAGARAVAFARAQLGKPYVWGATGPRSYDCSGLTQAAWRAAGVTLPRTTWDQVKAAPRIATSALRPGDLVFFYSDISHVGIYIGGGRMIHAPRPGTSVREDSVYYQPIYGSVRPG from the coding sequence GTGTACACGTACGGATTCCCCTCGTCCCACCCCTCCCCCCACCACCGCAAGCCGCGCACCCGAAGACATCCGAACGCCCCCACCGCGGTCGTCACGACCGCGGCCCTGTCCTCCTTAGGCCTGCTCCTCCCCCACCAGGCCGCCGCGGCGCCGGCGCCCCGCCCCTCGGTGGAGGAGGTACGGACCCGCGTGGACGAGCTGCACCGGCAGGCGGGCACGGCCACCCAGGCCTACGACGCCGCGGCCGGGCGGACCGCGGAACAGCGGGCCCTGCTGTCCGCGCTCATGGACCAGGTGGCCGGCACCACCCAGAAACTGAACGAGGCCCGGCGACTGCTCGGCAGCTACGCCGCCGACCGGTACCGCGGCGCCGGCGGCCTCGGCGGGACCGCGACCCTGCTGCTCAGCGACGATCCGCAGGCCTTCTTCGCGCAGACGCACCTGCTGAACCGGCTCGGCGGCCGCGAGGACGCACTGCTCACCCAGTACACCCGGGCCAGGGCGGAGACGGCCGCCAAGCGCCGGGAGGCGGCCGCTGTGGTCACGGAACTGGAGCGGGCGCAGGAGGAGCTGCGCGGGCGCAAGCAGGACGTGCAGACCCGGCTCGCGGAGGCGAACGCCCTGCTCGCGCAGCTCACCGCGCCGGAGCGGGCGCGGGCCCTGGCCCCCCGGGCCCCGGCCGCTTCGGGGCCGCTGCCCGCGGACGGCGCCGCATCGGCGGCCGGGGCCAGGGCGGTGGCCTTCGCCCGGGCCCAGCTGGGAAAACCGTACGTCTGGGGCGCGACCGGCCCGCGCTCGTACGACTGTTCCGGGCTGACCCAGGCCGCCTGGCGGGCGGCGGGGGTCACGCTGCCGCGCACCACCTGGGACCAGGTGAAGGCGGCCCCGCGGATCGCGACGAGCGCACTGCGCCCGGGGGACCTGGTCTTCTTCTACTCCGACATCAGCCACGTCGGGATCTACATCGGCGGCGGCCGCATGATCCACGCCCCGCGCCCGGGGACGTCCGTCCGCGAGGACTCGGTCTACTACCAACCGATCTACGGGAGCGTCCGGCCGGGCTGA